Part of the Pelmatolapia mariae isolate MD_Pm_ZW linkage group LG3_W, Pm_UMD_F_2, whole genome shotgun sequence genome is shown below.
taacagcagcggtccccaacccccgggccagtgagtcgtttggtaccaggctgcgagagttgatgctcgggtgtgaaatttatggttttcagggtttttatctttttttttttttttttaatcgtttttatcattaacttggtttccctgggtcttttcctgtgtgttatgaataaatcttttttttcgtaccagtactggttttattttgttgtatttatccgcaacaccttaaaagctggtccgtgaaaatattgtcggacataaaccggtctgtggagCAAAAAAGTTTGGGGACCGTTGCGTTACAGTATTACAACTGTGTATTTACTTTTTCCAAACATAGCTCACATATTCTCAATACGTGTTCTATTATTAACTAGACAAAGAGAATCAACATAGACATAGCCAATTTTCTTATGAAACTTGCTTCAAAATGAATGCTAAAAAGATAAATCCATAAATCTCAAATATTTCAAAAGAATGGTGTAATCAGCACATTCTTGATATGTGCACTGAATTTAAGGAAACACTTTATGGCAGAAAACAAGTGACTAGAACAATATACGATAAAGGTAGAGCCAATCAGTAACATTACAGAAAGGTGGGGGTGTGTGGTCCAAACTAACATGCTACCCGTAACATGCatttaaaactgtaaacaaatatttacaaaaatctaATTTACTAGACTAAATAATGTTGTGTGCTTTCAGTTTTCGACCTTAATAACTAATCTATGCAATATATCGGGTGTGActgcttttattttctatttctgaCATGGTACTAACCTGCAAGCAGGAAAGAAATGATCAAACAGGGAGATGTGGCTTGTCACTCCTGGATATTCTGCCATTATGAGAAAACAGCGCGGAGCATGCGCTTCTGACTGCTAACAACAGGCCAAACCATGGTCTCACACTGTCACCTACTGGTACAAAAATGGAGCGTCAGCTGCAAATATCCCAGACCAGTCACCAAGTCTCTCGTTAAAACGAGTTAATTTAGggcatttttaaatgaaatatcacTTACATTCAAAGTAAAAGAGCTTAAACGTAAATTAATTCACATAAATGTGATCACACATTAGTGGCTATCACAATAGGAAAAGCCGTAATAATCCAAttgggaaaataaatctgtggaggatttttttttacaagcctTCAGACGATGATTCTgattgtctaaggagcttggaaaagctccttagactacgatgacctggatgactgagaacagaCATACAATGATTCTGATGGTTACCGTGCACGAAAGGAcaggaaacaaactgaaaatgtcATAGAATAAAGAAAGAGGAGGATGTGATATTAAAGATGAGATTAGATCAGACTGGAATAAAGAGGAAATTCATTAACCAAAATGCTAAATGTTTTTGTGATTATTGCAGGCAAATGGAAACGGTCTAACACATATTGTTAGATTGTAATAAATACTCCCATGAGAGAGAAATATTATTCAGAAATCTTCATAAGAACAAGAATAATTTAAGGATAcgggtattattattattactaggAGACTCAGAGGATATAGTTTTTGctgatatttttaaatgttagaaAGAAACGGGAAGAGTCTGCTCCATACTCCAATCTAGAGGGTAGAGGTAAGGCACCTCGAAGTGGTTTGCCTACCGCCAttaaaacagagaagaagaagaggaggcggCGGCAGCGGAGGAGGAGAAGGggggcagcaggaggaggaggagagaaggagGAATAAGAGGAACAAGATGAACTAGAACAAAGAGGAGCCATTACATGCTGTCATTTGTTCAGATTCAAGTTCATCATTGGTCAGTCTACAGCATTGTCACTCAGACAGTAGGGCAGATGTTTTGGGGGAAATTCAGCAGACACTTTTCCGGCTGCACATGATGGGACTTACAGTCGTGTTTTTATGGGTTCCAGCGCACTGTGGAGTATGGGCAAATGAACAGGCAGATAGAGTTGCAAAGGAGGCCGTAAGGCATGGGGCGGTTGACATGGCTGTTAGTGTTGGCCAAGCAGAGATAAGGAGTATGGTAAGGCAAGTTATGAGAGCAAGATGGCAAAAGCAgtgggaggaggaaaggaaggGACGATGGTTGTATAAGATTCAGAGGAGGGTGGGAGGAATGAGAAATGCAGGACGGACTAGGAGGGAGGAGGTGATCATATCCAGACTGAGATTTGGACATACTGGCTTGAATGACACATTATTCTTGATAGGGAAACATAGTACTGGAAAATGTGATTACTGTGGGGTAGAGGAAACTGTAGAACATGTCATGTTGCAGTGTCAGAGGTATCAGGTTGAGAGGAGGCAATTGATTCACAATCTCAGTAACCTCAAAATCAAACTGGATCTCGTTGATTTGTTGCAAAAGGAATCGGGAAGCAAGAGTTATCAGgccttatttctgtttttaaaagaggGGAACCTGTTTGGCAggatttgagggtttttttttttttttgagcgtCGTTCCAGACCATACTCCataccagttggtggcggtaatgcacctttcagttgtttgccaaccgccaatacaaatgtaagaagaagaagaagaagaagaagaagaagaagaagaagaaagaggaacaactggaagaagaagaaaaactagaacaacaacagctgaaagACAAAACAAGCTTTAAGCTTTAAATTGAATCTGATGTAGTCAGCTTTAAACTCAGGTTCAGTTATTCAGCGAAAAGACCAACAGACTCAGACATTTGGAACAAAGAGTCAGATCAGCAGAACTCAAATCACGGACATGTCGGCTGAAATTACGTCACTCTTGTTGTTTGtcgtgtttgtgtctgcaggtgaGATTTATTAATTTAACTGTTATAAAAACATGGTGACActtggagaaaaaacagaaaaagtcgGCTGCAtagtaaaaatattaatatgtaTTTAACTTTGATAAATGTAAACGAGATTTTCCTGTGAGATAAACAGTTTACAGTAgagttattttttatattgggTCAGTTAGTCCGTGTGTGGAGAGACTGGTTGTAGTCACTCAGAGTCTCACAGCAGCGTGTAGAAACACTTTTAATCGtctctgttttctgctgtgcgccttgtttttttttgtttttttttcaaccagCCTGTTGCCCTTTAAGGCACAAAATGGGGGATCGGATCGAGCAGCGAAATCTGTTACCGTAATCTGTGATTTTCAGCTTTGctgaaaactttatttaaatccCACGGAGTCAAGTCTGAAACTCAGATACGATTATTCAccgaaaatacaaaaaacaggtttttatgacaaaatagGAGTCAGATCAGCAGAACCACTGTACGCTTTAATGTCTACTCCACTTTACTGTTTCAAGATTTAAGATTTTTATTTGCCATTTGCTCACAGGACAAGCAGTCCATGTACATTGGCATTCTTGTGCAGAGCTCTCTAGGTcaagtcacatttttttaagcaaTTGAAGGAAAGTAGAGATTAAGCAAAGACTGGAGCAGTCTTCTACTAGTATTTACAATATAAAAAGatattgaaaaaaaactgtacagGTTGGGTGGTGATACAAGTACTTGCTGGTGAGAGTTCAAATAGTATAGTATATATAAATAGTGTGATAGTATTGCACACATAATACTGCATATTTCACAGGtctgatttttttaatcagtgattttttttccaactttGCATTCAAAATGAGGTAAAAGTAGTGCTGTGTTATTTTaagtgttcagtgttttttgtttgccatCAGTTTGACTGttgtggggaagaagctgttgaaGAACCTTGTTCTGTGTGTGATAATGCTGTCCGCTCTGTTCTGTCTCAGATTGTACGTACGTACAGTTTTTGTGTCTGAACAACAGAGCAGACAGCATCATGATTGtcgtttttttgtgtttattgtgagatttaacTGTTAGAAACAAAACAGCCTCTGAGATAAAGACGAATAAACATCAGTTGGTTTACATGTTACtaataaaatgattattttcatATTGTTTCGCATGTTTAGCATGAGGCTAAAATTCCCCCTCAGTGTGTCAATGGTGACCTGGTGGACTAAAAACTCAactgtttatttcctttgacatttgagtttttagtCACGTTGGATTTAATGAATCCAATGTCTTTCAGAGCCGACAATCATCATAcagtctggacaggacgtcactctgacatgtcgagctccaaacgaCAGCATCAGAGTTCTAAAGTGGAGAAGAGAAGTACTGGAAACAGAATCTGTGCTTTTGTACCCCGGTGGCCACTTGGTTCCTGAcgaccagcatccatcttttaagaaccgggtggatctgcaggacagacagatgaaggatggagacgtgtctttgattctgaagaatgtgaTGCCTGATGACgctggaacatacgagtgtcaTGTCTACATGGAAGAAACGCGCTCATGGAACCTCATCAACAGCATCCACCTGAgtgttcctccaggtgagtgagtagagttgagtgtgtgtgtgatcagaggtgaagctgcttcctggttgttgatgtttgtttgttgtatggatgagctggtggatgtcagaggtagacagatgtttctccagctgttgtctttgtggctggtagtctagagttgtagagcagcattgtttgggtaaggttagagcagaaacaaagacatttatgaatcagtctcttcttctcttgctctctaaCTCGTCTGTAAACATTAAACTCAGATTTAGAATCTGATTCAGTTATTCATCGAGAATAAAACTACAGGCTTCATCAGCAAAAATAATTGTCCAGTCTGCTCTAACTGCATCACTCTGGTTTATATGTTAATAACATTTATAAAAGAATTATTTTCATCTGGAttcagtttgtctgtgtgtgtgaaggagacACGAGGCTGGGTGGAAACATCTGTAATCCAGCtgtgacagagacaaagaagaggaatgtgtgtgtcagtgtgatgtgttgtagtgtcaggagtcagtatacagctacaaagctttttgttcagtgtatacaaacagctgtagctccataaaggcagcatgcagagactcacagtgtcttataatgagaggctgctttctctctcacattatgttcacttattatcagcacatgttgttgttctgtGGAAGCTAACATCTTGTAGTTTCTGACACTTTGCATGTTTAGCATGAGGCTAAAATTCCCCCTCAGTGGGTCACTGGTGACCTGGTGGATGTTCAGAGGTTCATTAAATCCAACATGactaaaaactcaaatgtcaaaggaaataaacaaaatatttaaagtcaatcattctgatcataattgtactttgacctttaacctctctgctctgtgttgtttcctctttcagatcCGACaatcatcacagctgagtctggacagaacgtcactctgacatgtcgagctccaagcAACATCAGAGATAtaaagtggagcagagctgacatGGAGTCAAAATATGTCCTTTCATACTGGAATGGTCACTTTGATCAAtccaaccagcatccatcttttaagaaccgggtggacctgcaggacagacagatgaaggatggagacgtgtctttgattctgaaggacgTGACGATTAATGATGCTGGAACATACATGTGTGATGTTTTAATGGCAGGAATATTCTCATGGGAGCCCATCCGCCTTATCCTCCTGAGTgtttctccaggtgagtgaatagagttgtgtgtgtgtgtgtgtgtgtgtgcgtgtgtgtgtgtgtgtgtgtgtgaaacgcCACAGCAGACCCAGAGACATTTTCGTGCTTTGCAACATCCTTTATTTACACTCACGGTTGCTGTTACAACACACATGGAGCTGCAGCTCTCTTGCTGCCAGCTCAACATACCAACAACCACCACCACATGAGCCAGTACCatattaaccctttattgaccatgggcccaccggcgggcccattttacaggtaaatttgaaggcatgcagagactcacagtgtcttataatgagaggctgctttctctcacacattatgttcacttattatcagcacatgttgttgttctgtGGAAGCTAACATCTTGTAGTTTCTGACACTTTGCATGTTTAGCATGAGGCTAAAATTCCCCCTCAGTGGGTCACTGGTGACCTGCTGGATGTTCAGAGGTTCATTAAATCCAACATGactaaaaactcaaatgtcaaaggaaataaacaaaatatttaaagtcaatcattctgatcataattgtattttgacctttaacctctctgctctgtgtcgTTTTCTCTTTCAGATCCGACAATCATCAAAGCTGAGGCTGGACAgaacgtcactctgacatgtcgagctccaaacaacaacatcatggTTGTAAAGTGGAAAAGAGAAGTACTGGAAACAGAATCTGTGCTTTTGTATCGGGATGGTCAGTTTAAACAAtacaaccagcatccatcttttaagaaccgggtggatctgcaggacagacagatgaaggatggagacgtgtctttgattctgaaggatgtgacgattaatgatgctggaacatacgagtgtcgtGTCCTCATGGAAGACACGCTCTCATGGGAGATCATCAGCATCCACTTAACTGTTGTTGTTcgtccaggtgagtgagtagagttgtgtgtgtgtgtgatcagaggtgaagctgcttcctggttgttgatgtttgtttgttgtatggatgagctggtggatgtcagaggtagacagatgtttctccagctgttgtctttgtggctggtagtctagagttgtagagcagcattgtttgggtaaggttagagcagaaacaaagacatttatgaatcagtctctttttctcttgctctctaattcgtctgtaaacatgtgtggggaaactcaatgttaaagcctacagctggagggggaggggaggggtgaaGCTGGTGGTTGTGAGTCTGTGAAAGTGAATCCGGTGCCATAGCTGGTGAAAACGTACTTAGTACTGTGGTAACTTTTTCACACTTCTTGATTTTGAAGTTTGTTGTTCTAAGTGAGATTTTACTGTTAGAAACTAAACTGAGTTTCTCCCTGAGATAACAAGAAGTACAGGAGGATTATTTTAATATGGATTCagtttgtcagtgtgtgtgaaggagaCACTAGTCTGTGCGGACACTTAACATCTGTAATCCAGCtgtgacagagacaaagaagtgtaatgtgtgtgtcagtgtgatgtgttgtagtgtcaggagtcagtatacagctacaaagctttttgttcagtgtatacaaacagctgtagctacataaaggcagcatgcagagactcacagtCAGGGGCGGAGCgtgggggtggcttactgggcttaagcccgggttgttttttcagaagcccggggtcttttggagtgtaattttttcatagttggatgcctggctgacaactgtataaaacaaaaaactacacacaatattcgaagcacgtagtgcacactgtgggaatttacgactgtgcgtaaatcccccctaatattggtatgatccgagctcaggcactaagcgactgagcgagggggcggggcagctgctgcctgcgagtgcgCTGAGAGAAACGGAGCCAgccagacagaggagagcttaagtttgaccaggtaccaaagcaaatcattcgtactgtacaaatgatgtaaatatgacggtttatcacgaaagattgatgtcaaactgatcacttgacccatattacgttacttgctcttcaagtgaatcaacaaatggcgaaatgaaaagccgaacaacaacaatgctgttttttttttttttagagagtcttagcttacatgcatgtttatttcatattttcagttgttaccctccagggctaaataaatcggtttcagtaatgtactgatatacaagaatggacataaggggcttctttcaaagaaaaaaactctggtagatgttatttttttttgttttttgtttttgttttttttatttttacggtacaacatcaatttagagtaaacttgttttgttttggataaataaatattgaaatatcttttgaattagttaaatgtcagaataaagagagacagagctgtctatttttatcactttcatcaaatttaggagtacatatacactaagtttattgttaattaataagaaaactccagacgattccattctgagctgaagaagcttctgataggttagtagagtccatgtgagtaaattgctggcacacctgtggatgcatataaggcaaaacacagagtctgtt
Proteins encoded:
- the LOC134624773 gene encoding neural cell adhesion molecule 2-like — its product is MSAEITSLLLFVVFVSAEPTIIIQSGQDVTLTCRAPNDSIRVLKWRREVLETESVLLYPGGHLVPDDQHPSFKNRVDLQDRQMKDGDVSLILKNVMPDDAGTYECHVYMEETRSWNLINSIHLSVPPDPTIITAESGQNVTLTCRAPSNIRDIKWSRADMESKYVLSYWNGHFDQSNQHPSFKNRVDLQDRQMKDGDVSLILKDVTINDAGTYMCDVLMAGIFSWEPIRLILLSVSPDPTIIKAEAGQNVTLTCRAPNNNIMVVKWKREVLETESVLLYRDGQFKQYNQHPSFKNRVDLQDRQMKDGDVSLILKDVTINDAGTYECRVLMEDTLSWEIISIHLTVVVRPDQKNITAESGQNVTLTCRAPNNNIRVVKWSRADLEDKNILSFRDGQFDPDSQHPSFKNRVDLQDRQMKDGDVSLILKDVTINDAETYKCQVFIRETRSWQLVSIITLSVVDPPGQTGGHTEDGGKKEDGSVGLLLGLSVSAVFLVAVVIVFLIYRQYKRQNRDFN